The genomic segment TGAAAAATTGGCAGTAAATACAAAGTGCTGAATTTAGTTACTTCATGTCTTTGCCAGTAAGTATAATTAATTTTGATAAACTTGGTATTGGttaatttttagtgttttcttctTCCAGGATTAGGTTTATGAAGGGTGGTTCTCATGTATATTTGGAAAGGAGTTACTATCACATTGTTTCCTGTGTATAATAAGAAAGATAGTATGCTAAATGATTTGGTTGAGCATAGTAAATTTTGGTTATGTCTACCTTTTTGTTGAGTGGGTAAGgaattttcattctctttgacaGGCATTTTACTTATATAATAACATGATTCTTCCAACAACCTTtagaggaaactgagggtcaggagGTGCGGGTTAAATAATTTCTCTGAGCTACTAAATGGCAGAGCTAAGATTCAAAACCAGTCTTACAAAGTTCATATGACTATCACTTTTGGCCATATCTTAGCTAGGactactattttgtttttgttgttgtttttgtttttgagacagagtctcgttctgttgcccaggctggagtgcagtggcgtgatctgggctcactacaacctccgcctcccggggtaaagcgattctcctacctcagcctcccgaatacctgggattacaggcgcttgccaccatgcccggctaatttttttgtatttttagtagagacagggtttcaccatgctggccaggctggtctcaaactcctgaccttgtgatctacccacctctgcctcccaaagtgctgggattacaggcgtgagccactgccctttAGGACTATGAATATTAATATAACCTATAATCAAAGAACAATGCAGCAGAACGGCTTACCTGTCAACTTAAAGGCAATTTGTATATAAACTCAAAGAGTAGTGTTTTAGGTGTAAGAACATGCCTACTGTATGGCAGCAGAAATCTAGACTTGAATTAAGTAAGTTCAGCAGATAACAAATACCAGTTGTATGTTAATTGCATAAGCATTGGGGAAGCAAGGATGAATCATataatttcttgcctttttttttttttttttacaaatacagtgtgttttagaattttttaaactttttctgatACATACTATCATACAACTTAAAGTCACATTATGTTTTGTGCCTTCTTACTATAGCTCTGGTATAACACTGGGGAAGCCAGATGAATATGATAGTAACTGCCTTCAAGAACAGTCTCTGCTTACAGTCAAATAAGGGAGATGGAAATGTAACGATAACATAGTGTGACAGCTGTAACAGTAAAAGTATGTATAAGGTACAGCTGGGTAGCACAGAGAAGGAGGTAGTAATGCCAGGATGACAGTGATGCTCATCTGAGTTTTGAAGGAACAAATGGAACTTTGCCAAATgaagaagggcattccaggcaatGGGAACAGTGTGTAAAAAAACACATAAAGGTATGAACAGCATGGTTATATAAAAATCTACATAGCAGTAAAGTCATTTTTAGCAATAAGGAGTAATTATAATTATTGCCCATTAAGCCCATGTATATGACCAGATTCTTCTTTTAGTTTTATCCCTGCAGTGAATGATTTGACCTCTAATCTCTTTCGTACCAAATCAAAAAGTGAAGAAATCAAGATTGAACtggaaaaacttgaaaaaaatctaaCTGCAACATTAGTATTAGAAAAATGTCTACAAGAGTAAGTAATTGAGTTCTAAATGGTGACAATTTATAAATAAGGGAGTAATAGGACATTGTCAAATTTAGTTTTGGCAGTAggtgtgattttaaaaacattaggaAATAGGGTCcataaaacacttttttaagTAGAATGATTAGTGAAGCTGGAGATCGTTGGATATGactttttcagcttttttttttttttgagacggagtctcgctctgtcacccaggctggagtacaatggcgcaatctcagctcaccataacctccacctcccgggttcaagcgattctcctgcctcagcctcctaaatagctgggattacaggcatgagccatcacgcccagctaattttgtatttttagtagagacggggtttctccatgtgggtcaggctggtctcgaactcccgacctcaggtgatccacccacctcggcctcccaaagtgctgggattataggcgtgagccactgcgcccagcctgactttttcagcttttattcATACAATTTCttaccttgctttttttcttttcttttttctttctttttttttttttttttttgagatggagtctcgctgcaacatccaagctggagtggtgcaatgttgcagtctcggctcactgcaacctccacttccgaggttcaagcgattcttctgcctcagcctccccagtagctgggagcacaggtgcgcaccaccacacccagctgatttttgtgtttttagtagagacagggttcaccatattggccaggctggtcttgaactgctgacctcaagtggtccacctgccttggtttcccaaaatgctgggattatatgcatgagccaccacgcccagcctcttgcctttttttaaaaaacaaataatgtgggttttagaattttcaaactctatgtgattttttttatacTTATAAACTACCATACAACTTAAAGTCACATTATGTTTTGTTGTGCATTCTTGCTATAGCTGTGGTATCCCTCTTATGATGCTTTAGGCCTTTTTCAGGTCCTTTTTGCCCCAGAGATTAGGGCCTATAGATCAGGGGTATGTGTACATATGCACAAGTAATTTGGCGGTATgtaaatttattcaacaaatattgactacatatgtgcaaggcactgtgttgtcacatttatctttatttatttatttgtttaatttgtgtttttgagacagagtttctctcttgtcacccaggctagagtgcagtggcgtgatctcagctcactgcaacctctgctttccaggttcaagtgtttctcctgcctcagcctttcaagtagctgggattacaggcacctgccaccacacccagctaatttttttgtatctttagcagagatggggtttcaccatgttggccaggctggtctcgaacttcatGTCACATTTAGTAAAGAGGTTTTTAGGACCTCCTATTTCAAATTGACTTCAGGatatgttaaattattattattattatttaaacaaaattcacAGTTTATTTAGGTTGAAATAAACTATACAAAATTGACTTTCTTTGCCAAAAATAACAGcaatattttccatattatttcTAGATAAGCCACAAAACAAAATATGGAACGCTTCACAAATTTGCACATCTTCCTTGTGCAGAGGCCATTCTAATTTTCTCTGTATCgttctaattttaatatatgaGCTGCCGAAGTGagcaccaatttttttttttgaatggctGATTTACTTTCTTCAAGAATAATTGGCTTACATTAATTGTAAAATTGTTGtaaacctgggcagcatagtgagactgtctctacaaaaaaattatttattttattatttttttaaatttgagatggagCATTACTCTACCGtccaagctggtgtgcagtggtacaatctcagctcattgcaacctccatctcccaggttcaagtgattttcctgcctcagcctccccagtagccaggattataggtgcatgccaccatgtctggctaatttttgtatttttagtaaaaacagggtttcaccatgttggccaggctggtctcgaactcctgaccccaggtgatctgcccaccttggtctcccaaagtgctgggattatacatgtaagccactgtggctggccatctacaaaaattttaaaaattagccaggtgtagtggcatgtgtctgtagccctagctatatgggagactgaggtgggaggatcacttgagccaaggagcttgaggctgcagtgatcacaccactgcattcaagcatgggtgacagaccaaaacctcatctcttaaaaaaaaaaaaaaagcccagagtGCAACATGGAGGGAAAGATGACCTGGTTACCAACTCTTGGCCAAGCCAGCATTGAATCCAAAAGTAGTAGAGTTTCTATTGTACAATACTTTTActgaggagaagaagaaaatgtttttaattttgctttttaaagggaTGTCAAGAAAGCAGAGTTGCATCTGTCTATAGAAAGGGCCAAAGTTGATAATCGTCGTCAGAACATGGACTTTCTAAAAGCAAAGTCAGAGGAATTCAGATTTGGAATCAAGGCGGCAGAGGTTTGTATGAAGGACTGAATATAGTTAGCTCTCTTCATCCTTATTTTTTACCATCACCCTCACAGCTAGGCATTATTattccctttttacagatgagaggaCTACGGAGAAGTTGGTAACTTGCCTAAGATTACGTAGCCAGCATAGTAAGCAGATCTAGATTCATACTCAGGCATCCAGGCTCTGAAACTCAGGCCTTACACACTGTACCCATCTTGTCACAAATGCATGAGTGTGGAAAGGATTCACATGTAAGGTGCAAATGCTTAGATACATGTACAGTTTTTCATTTATACTTTGTAGCTCCTCTTTACTGtgttatatgttaaaaatatttgatggtggtcacttttgaaataattttttaactgaaCTCCTTTTTTTGGTAATTGTAGGAGCAACTTTCAGCCAGAGGCATGGATGCTTCTCTGTCTCATCAGTCCCTAGTAGCACTATCGGAGGTGagcttattttaacttaatttaactttctttaaaattttactccacgatctgctttttcatttgtttatttttatttggcttttattcACTGTGgacctgatttcttttcctttacctttGTACTCTATATTCACTggtatttatatcttttattccATGTTTAGCTGTATATGCCCTCACATTTCCgtggtttcat from the Papio anubis isolate 15944 chromosome 19, Panubis1.0, whole genome shotgun sequence genome contains:
- the HAUS1 gene encoding HAUS augmin-like complex subunit 1 isoform X3 encodes the protein MPPRSAKYLQDLLMESVNFSPANLSSTGSRYLNALVDSSVALETKDTSLASFIPAVNDLTSNLFRTKSKSEEIKIELEKLEKNLTATLVLEKCLQEDVKKAELHLSIERAKVDNRRQNMDFLKAKSEEFRFGIKAAEEQLSARGMDASLSHQSLVALSEKLARLKQQTIPLKKKLESYLDLMPNPSLARVKIEEAKRELDSIEAELTRRVDMMEL